In Paenibacillus xylanilyticus, the genomic window CGGCGTGATGAGTGCGTTGATCCACATCGGCACCATAAGCAGCGGATTAAAGGCAATTGGCGCTCCGTACACGACAGGTTCATTGATGTTGAACAAGGACGGAATGATGGTCGCTTTGCCGACCGATTTCAGCTTTTTGGATCGTGCCATCAGGAACCAGACCACTAACGGCAAGGTTGCTCCCATCCCACCAATACCAAGCCATCCGGAAAAGAAGGTTTCAAATGTGTTGATATTGACCGGATCTTGTCCGGCTGCAACGAGAGAAGCATTCTGCTCTATTGCAGGTATCCAGATCGCGTACCAGATCGGTGTCATTACCCATGGGCTTACGCCGAAGGAATAGAGCACTACGCCGATAAAATTAAATAATAAAAATCCAGTTAAACTCTGTCCTACAGCATTGATTGGCTCAAATATGTTTACAATCAGTCCAAAAATATCAAAATGAAGCTGATATACGAGAACCCATCCTGTGGTTAATACCAGGGCGATCGGTACGAGAAAGTCGAACCAGTCCATAATGAATTCGGGAAGTGAAGACCCCTTTTTGAAGAACGAAAATTTGTTGCACATGATCATCACAAGAGCAACGAATACTCCCACCAAGAGTGCTGTGATCATTCCCGAAGGTCCAAATCGTTCAAGGATGAACTGAATGGTACCATCTTCGTTTATTGTCGGGTTAAGCAGCATAGCGAACAGGGATACCCCCGTCATTCCCGCCAGCAGCTTGATTTTGTGCCGCTCCTTTTTTTCCATCACCACATAAGGCGTCAGGAAAGCAATAAACAACCCAAGCAAACCGAAACTGAACGTCGTGATCGGTGTCAGGTCCGGCATTCCCGGAATAAAGTCCTGCAAAATTGAAATCAATGTAATAATCGAACCGATGAAAATCATCGGAATGGCGACCATAATGGCTTCTTGAATCGAAGAAACCCAAATATTATTCGTAAACGCCTCCAACCTTGGCGCAAACGAATCTGTCATCCATTTCATGAACCGCTTCATCCAAACTCCCCCTGTCTTCCTCTTAGCTGCCACAACCATAGTATATCGATTCGTGTGAACGCTTTCTTGTTGGAACTTGCCACTTGATGGTTCGTTTTTTGCCCATTTCTAGTCCTACGTTCTAGCTTGCCTGCCTGTACAAGAAATAAACAACAAAAAACATCCCTCCATTACCGAAAGGATGCCTTAAGGATACTTTTTTTAATATTGTCTATTTAAAATGAGGAGCATCACGCCATGTGGGGGGAGCAAAATCTCTTTGCGCCAACACTCATCCCTAATTATCTCTGTCCTCATGAAGGGTCCGCTCCTGCCATCTAGATAAGAGATTTCTTCTTCCGTTAACGAATATGGCGATCCCATGCGTGTCCACTCATCAAATACGGAGCCATGATCCCGATCGAGTTGATAACTGGTGCATTTATATGGCCCTGGGAGCTTGTTAAGCATGAGTTCAAAAGCCTTGCTGCCCTTCTCCTCAAATACGTCATAACGGGTTGAACAGGATAATTCAGACCAATCTCCACTCGCAAACAGCTGATCTACATGCACATAATGATAGAACAGAAATTGCATGCTTCCGTCACTTTTTCGGGTTCCGACATAACCGTCTCCCTTGATTAGCAGCTCATCACCCAGCTTCTGCATAAGCTCAAATGCATAATAGCTAGGTTTCTTCAGACCATCGCGATTGATCAGACCAAAGCCCCCATAGAAAGGAGAAGTTGGAACGATACTTTCTTCGAATACATCGGTAAAAGACCAAAAAGCCATGGCTTTCACATCACCGAGTGTATTCATAGTGTGATAAATGACGAACGGAGCCATGAACATGGTATCGTGCAGCAAGTTACGGTCATACAGCGAAAAGTTCCACTCGGTGACATGGAGTTCAACATGGCCGTACGAAGACACCTTCATTTTCTGCCGAAGAAGATCAATACTTTCCTTATAGAAGGATGGCGGCATGATTTGAGTTAAACGATCCTCTTCCACTTTTAGCTTCGGATACTCCGAATAGATATGGAACGAGAAAAAGTCGAGAGCAACTTCATGCTTCCCGCAGTATGACAGAAACTCCTCAGCCCAGGTGTCGTTCCAAAGAGATCCATACCCCATCGCAGGGCCTCCCACTCTCAGATCGGGCAGTACAGTTTTGATGGCATGGGCAGTCAATTCGTAAAAAGCGAAATATTCTTCCTTGCTTCCTGCCCAACAAACACCAGCCAAGTCAGGCTCGTTCCATACTTCGAAGTACCACTTCTTCACTTCATCCGCCCCATAACGATTCAAACAGTGCCTGATGAATTCGCGAACAAGGGCCTGCCACTTGGCAGGGTCGGATGGCGGACTAATATTCCCCCTCCACCAAAACAACGTTTCCTTGGATCTCGCCAGCTGGCTCGGCATAAAGCTTAATTCCACGAATGGCCGAACTCCCTGATCCAGCAGGAAATCATACAACTTGTC contains:
- a CDS encoding PTS sugar transporter subunit IIC, which gives rise to MKRFMKWMTDSFAPRLEAFTNNIWVSSIQEAIMVAIPMIFIGSIITLISILQDFIPGMPDLTPITTFSFGLLGLFIAFLTPYVVMEKKERHKIKLLAGMTGVSLFAMLLNPTINEDGTIQFILERFGPSGMITALLVGVFVALVMIMCNKFSFFKKGSSLPEFIMDWFDFLVPIALVLTTGWVLVYQLHFDIFGLIVNIFEPINAVGQSLTGFLLFNFIGVVLYSFGVSPWVMTPIWYAIWIPAIEQNASLVAAGQDPVNINTFETFFSGWLGIGGMGATLPLVVWFLMARSKKLKSVGKATIIPSLFNINEPVVYGAPIAFNPLLMVPMWINALITPVIVYLALDWGWVRIPSQIFQLWYTPIGLSTYIMSGFNGLILLAVVLLIVFAVWFPFFKLYDAQELKKEQEQN
- a CDS encoding GH39 family glycosyl hydrolase, with product MQTIRYLYEFIQHHDDLPMKLFVNSVKHIDFHWHKEVEVVYVLHGSINMYLDQQQYTLHADDLIVVNSMSVHKMERTNQDNVLLTLQFGPELMNNNAFISCNSALNVEQDVPRLLSIKQHLAQMVWEINKKTPGYQNFTMGRLQMLCGFLQRHFSNGTNPTLEEGSKDYDYKRLNRVLTYIDIHYNEKITLQDMAHSEHLSLHYFSHFFTDKIGIPFQKYLTLIRLEKAQAQLAANDKKISEIALDCGFANIKLFNKYFKEKYGCTPGSYREASRTPEPHELNVNRKPKTYEESSSGDYYEMETMNAIASLYRYLDPRGDAEHEMLPVSSAHLSDQTRIEVHTDQTSFVYEKHWNITMTAGRAIEGLREDWRKQLSALKGRVPFQYIRFHGIFNDEMMVYSETEQGTPVYNWSYVDKLYDFLLDQGVRPFVELSFMPSQLARSKETLFWWRGNISPPSDPAKWQALVREFIRHCLNRYGADEVKKWYFEVWNEPDLAGVCWAGSKEEYFAFYELTAHAIKTVLPDLRVGGPAMGYGSLWNDTWAEEFLSYCGKHEVALDFFSFHIYSEYPKLKVEEDRLTQIMPPSFYKESIDLLRQKMKVSSYGHVELHVTEWNFSLYDRNLLHDTMFMAPFVIYHTMNTLGDVKAMAFWSFTDVFEESIVPTSPFYGGFGLINRDGLKKPSYYAFELMQKLGDELLIKGDGYVGTRKSDGSMQFLFYHYVHVDQLFASGDWSELSCSTRYDVFEEKGSKAFELMLNKLPGPYKCTSYQLDRDHGSVFDEWTRMGSPYSLTEEEISYLDGRSGPFMRTEIIRDECWRKEILLPPHGVMLLILNRQY